Sequence from the Spirochaetota bacterium genome:
AACATCATGACCCTGACGCAGTAGTTCATCAGCAATATATTTTAAATATATACCCTGCCCGCCAGAATATGGATTCCCTCTATAGCATAACAAACAGATTCTCAAAGCTTAGTCCCTCCGAAATTGAAATTTGGCTGTACTATCATACTATACAAATTGTCATCTGCAATTACCATCCCACATCGACAAATAAAAAAATATTTATCAGTATCTGTGAGATATATCACTAATACATACTATTAAACTAAACCTGCGATATCTATTATATCATGGTAATATAGTGACTAATAAATTCAAAATTTCTTATTATAGCTTCCTTACCGATAATATAATCCATATGTCCAGGAAGAAGTATCTCAATATCTAGATTTCGTATCTTCTCAATACTATTCTTAAGCAGTACTGCATCCCCTCCCGGGAAATCCACTCTACCCACGCTCTCCTTGAAAATCAAATCGCCACAGATAAGCGCTTTTTTCTCTGGCCAATATATACACATTGAACCAGGAGAATGCCCGGGTGTATGATATACCTCAAGAGAAATATCGCCTACCTTCCACTCACCCTCTTGAAGAATTTTATCAAATGATAATGATGGTAACTGAATTCCAAGCATCTTAAAAATCACTGGGCCAATCTCATTTATAAAATCTATTTCATCATTATATATTACGATTGGCACACCCCTTTCGCGAAAGTATTCACTACCCTCAAAATGATCAGGATGTGAATGGGTATTTGCAATATATTTGATATCCTCTATATCAATTCCATCCCTTTTCATGTCCTCAAATCTTAAATCAATATAGCGTGTCAATCCCGGATCAAATAGAATGTTTAAGGGATCACCAAAATAAAACATATTACAATTATTTTCGAAAACGCCTCTCCATATATAGGCATATATTCCATCAAAAATCTTCATTTCTTCCACTCCATATTTTTCCTAAATTATTTGATCACAACCCTTTTACTTATAGAGAGAAGATAAATTGGAAAAATATAGCTATTATTTTAAACTTCCCCCCTGAAGGACATAAAGGATTATATGTGAATTATTAATTTCTATAATAATTACTCAATTGCTTGACTCTAACGGATCGATCACGTTAATATAATTAGGTTAACAACTCTGATAAACCCTTATACCCTTATTCTAATATACCTTTTAAATTGCAAGTGACTTTTTTTATGATCCTTATAAGAGTTTATTTCTCAAAAAAATAATTAAAGAGAATTGTTCATCACCTTTATTTTTAATGTTGCTAACCTATCAATTATAATAAAGACGATCCAAGCCTACAAGCTTAAGAGTTCCTGTATTTTAAAGGGATTGATATGAATATAGAGGTTAAACTTTTTTTAAAGACATTGCTCTACCTAACACTATCACTTCAATTACATCTTATTTGTCCAGATCAAACTTTTGGGAAAAACAATTTAATAGTTATAGATAATTTTGAACACCCGAGAGGTGATCTCTTTCAAACATGGTTATTGCGCAATGCGCCAATAAAAGAAGCTAACAAAATATATAAGATTCAAACAAGCAACAACAATAGATTTTTGCATGCAGAATCCATAGGAACATCGATACAGATAGCAAAGAAAGTTAAGTGGAATATAAAGCGATATCCTATACTCACCTGGAGATGGAGGGCTGTTGAATTAGCTGAAGGAGCTAATGAAGGGGCAAGAGGGAGAAATGACACAACTGCAAGCATTTATGTCATATTTCAGAGAAATAGTATACCCTTCCTCTCATGGAAATACCAACCCGTGAATGTTATTAAATATCTATGGAGCACAACCCTGCCAATTGGGAAGGTTGTTCAAAAGGAAAAGGTCAAAATGGGTAAAACAATCTTTGAAGGGAAGTATTTGGTGCTACAATCTGGCAAGAAATTGTTAAATAAATGGATTTCTGAAAAACGAAATGTATTATTAGACTATATCAATTTATTTGGCACCCCCCCTAAGTATAATCCCATACTCATTGGTATTTTAACGGACTCAAATGATACTAATAGTACTGCAATAGCTGACTATGATAACCTAATTATTCATGAATTGAGCCAGTAATATGAGAATCATACATATATATATGATATAAATTCTATTATTAAAACACTACTCATTGACTAAGCCTTATACCTTCCGTCTGGCAAAGATAGGGGAATCTATATTCTTTCCGATATCAATATTAGAATATATTTCAATTATCTTTTTCACAAAACGGATATCAAAGGTATGTCCCGACCTACAGACAATGAAATAACCCAATACTGGCTTTCCGATTAGTGCTATATCCCCTATAAAATCAAGAATCTTATGCCTAACGCATTCATCTGAAAATCTGGGTTCATTAATATATGAATCATCGGATATTACTAAAGCATTGTTGAGGCTTCCACCCATAGCGAAAGAACTTTTCTGTAGGGATTCAACGTCCTTTTCAAACCCATATGTCCTTGCTGGAGCGATCTCTTCTTTAAAGGTATCCTTAGTTAGGGTAAATTGTGCATACTGTGTTTTAACAATTGGATGATCGTATCTTATTGTATAGGATATCTTTGGAACATCAGAAGGTAATGCTATGATGAATCTATCGCCATCCATTATCCAAATGGGATTTATTATCTCTATCGGCTCAATCCCCTTTTCGAATATATAAAATCTCTTTTCATTAAAAAGATTTATTATTGGTGTTGCAGAACCATCGAAGATTGGTATCTCATCCCCATCAATCTCAACAATAATATCTGTTATACCAAACGTATAGAATACAGATAAGAGATGTTCCACTGTCCTCACTTGCCACTTCCCATTACAAAGTGTAACAGCAAAGTTAGTGTCAATTACTGATTCCGCGATAGCCTTTATCGGATACTTTATTCCATATTTCTTATTGATAAAGATAATACCGGTATCAACCTCCGCTGGCAAAAGCTTCATTCTTATTGACTTGCCAGAATGAATGCCTATACCTTCTGTATATATAACATCCTCAATTGTTTTCCTGCTCCAAATAAAATGTCTATCCATTGCTATACCCGTAGAATTAAGACGTATAATTATATGTTAATAAATCAGCAGTCTCCTCTCTAAATAAGGAGATAGGTTTTGTTTATTTCAAATAGGGAGATAGTATTATAATATAAGCGCGTTCTCCGCTTAATAATTGGGGTGAGCTTAATGTATGCAAATCTCTGGATCCTTTTATTCACTTCTTCAAACTCGCGAATCTTTTATTACTCAAATTCCTCATTGTGAAGCAACATTATTAAACATTTTCTAATCTAAAAAATTCAACATCCAATACCAAAGCTAATATAATAAAATTACATCCTATTCTGCGATTCTCGAAAAATCAAGAAAATTTCTAAATGGATGTAAAATTATTGTTAATAAGGCTAGCCTATTATCCCTTAACTCAATATCATCAATCATAACCATTACTGAATCAAAAAAACTATCAATTATCGATTTTCCATCAATAAGAAGTCTAAATAACTCTATATATCGATTAGTGCGCAAGAAGCACTCTATCTTGGCTTGTCTGGTATTAAAAAAACTATATAAATCCCTTTCCTCTTCCTCTTTAAGAATATCTGGATTAAACTGAAGCCTGTATCCTGGATTTTTATCCATAAAGATTGAAAGGATGTTATTCATTCTTTTAAAACTCAATAACATCTGAGTAAAACCCTCCATCTTTCTGAAATCACTCAAGCTCTTTGCTCTAATGAACAATTCGTAAAAATCATATAAGCCAATAGATAAACAAGCGTCAATCTCATCATGCTTTAGGCCATTTTCGAGAAAAATAGTCTTAGTTCTAGCTGTAATAAAATGTAATATCTTCTCCACAAGGGAATCACCATTTTTATAGTGCTTTGATATATGACCAACCACACCCTTTAAGCATAGATTGATCTTGTTGACTATTAACATCTCAACAATGGCTGTTGCCTGTCTTCTCAAAGCATAAGGATCAACTGAACCCTTTGGAATATTGCCCACAGAAAAGGAACCAAAGATGTTATCAAGCTTTTCTGACAAAGAGACAACAATGCTAATCATATTATTAGGTAATTCATCGTCCTGATGTCTAGGTTTATAGTGATCACTTATTGCATTTGCAACCTCCAGGGCCTCCCCATCTAATAGGGCATAGATCCTTCCCACCTCTCCCTGAAGAGATGAAAACTCTGAAACCATCAAAGTAGTAAGATCAGCCTTGCAGAGAATAATTGCCCGCTTTATCTTATTCATATCCTCCTCTTTAACATGTAAAGAGGTTGAGATGAACTCAGCGATAGTAGCAATTCTCTTCACTTTATCATCAATGGTCCCAAGATCTTTGTGAAACAGTATGCTCTTTAATGATTCAACCCTTTCAACGAGTTTGATCTTCCTGTCCTCATTAAAAAAGAAGGTGGCATCATTAAACCTTGCGGTAATTACCTTCTCATTCCCCTTTTTTATATATGAGGTCTGAGGATTGTTGGAAACGACCAAGAAATTTGGCATCAATCCACCTTCAGGGTATTTTAAGGCAAAATAACTCTGATGCTCCTTCATCTCAGTTATTAAGACTATTTCTGGAATTTTCAGGTATAATTCATCAAAATCACATGCAATAATACAGGGATTCTCAGTAAGAAAGGTTACTCTATTTAGAAGTTCTTCATCTTCAATTAAGACACCCCCAAGTGTACTCGCTGCATTGGACAATTCCTTTCGTATGAATTCCTTTCTTTCATGATGATTTAGAATGACTCCATGCTTTTGAAGCCTTTTTTCATATTCATTGATATCAACAATTTCTATCATTTGATTGGATTGGATATAATGCCCTCTAGTGGTATTAGATGATATGATTCCAGACAACTCAAAAGGGATGACCCTATTATTTAGGAGAATAAGGAAATATGTAATCGGTCTGGGGAAGTTAATATCTTTATCACTCCACCTCATCCTTTTGGGAAAAGAGAGACTAGTGATTATAAACTCGAATATCTCCGGTAGGATATCTGGTGTGCTCAAGGCTTCCATTTTTTTTATTGCATAGACATATTCTCCATTATCTGTCATTTTTTTGTAAACATCATTGTCCTTAATGCTGTTCGCCTTCATAAAACCATGGAGAGCCTTTGTTGGGCTGCCATTGCTATTATATGCTGCTCTAGCCGAAGGACCTTTTATTTCAACTTCACACTCCCTTTGGAAACTCGCCATATTAGATACAAGAACAACCAGTCTTCTAGGTGTTGCGTAGACCTCAATCTCATCAAATTCAATTCTACTATCATTAAGCTTTTGCTTAAATATCTCCATCATCGCATTTAAGGCGGAAGGGATATAAGCAGCAGGGATCTCCTCTGTCCCTATTTCAAAAAGAAAATTAGCATTCTTAAGCATATAAGTAATTCCACTTAGTTTTGTTATTTAAATTAAGGTTCCGAATTTGGAATAGGTGAAGGATAAGGCTTTAGTTAAATCCTATGATTTGATATAGAATTTTGACGAATTATTGATTATTGAATGCATGTGGGATCTAAAAAAATCTAAATTCCTTATTCAAAAAAATATAAAAGTCACACTATCTCAAATACTTGTAGGGATTGATATGCTTTCCCTTCTTCAATAACTCAAAATGAAGATGTGGTCCAGATGAGTACCCAGTATTGCCGCTCCTAGCTATAAACTGGCCCTGTTTCACATATTGCCCTTTTCTAACTATTGACCTTGAGAGATGCCCATATAGGGACTTCCATCCTCCGGGATGCGCTATTACTACAACTCTTCCATATCCCCCAAGCCATCCTGTGAAAGTAACCTTACCGTATTTAGTCGCTCTTACCCATTGGTATTTAGACCTAATGTCGATTCCTAAATGGAAGTGTCTCCTTCTATTAATTGGATGCCTTCTCCAACCATAACCGCTGGTAATATACTTGGTTTGAGCAGGCCATAAAAAACCAGGGATTATATTTAATGGTTTTGCATCTGGAACAAAAATATCCTCACCTATAGATATAAAATCATAATTTTTTATACTATTTTCAGATAATATCTTATCAATTGATATTTTATATTTGTTTGCAATATATATAATATTTTGACCCTTCTTAACCCTGTGAAGGATCCCATCCTTATTGGGAATTCGTAGAATAGCGCCCTCCCTAATTATATCATACGAATTGAGACAATTAGTTCCGCAAATAGTATCCATTGAAACCCCATTCTCTTGTGCAATCTCACTCAAGGTCTCTCCTCTTTTCACCTTATGAAACCTAATTTGAAGGGGGGTAATACTCTCGGGTGTGGAATAGTCTGTATTATGCGAAAGAAGAAGTTTGTTTTTCTTCTCCTCATCTGTCCATAACTCATCGCTATCCCTGATTTTATATGAAGCGAGAATAAGGAATATGCTGAGTAAAACAAAGGTGGATATAACAATTATTCTCTTTCTTGTAAGTAAGGAGTTATTCCAACTTATTGTTTTTACATAAATCCTTTTTTTCCCGCTGTATAGCAGTGTAACCTCGTGTAATAAAAATGAAACACAGAAATTACGAATTCTATATGTCTTTGAATATCTTTTTCTCATTAAATAAAGCGAACTTACCCAATGCTAACATTGTAATCATCGGATTATAAAAATTATTTATTTAACCTCTTTTGAGTTCTCCTTCTCCTTAACCTTATCGCCCGTATAGCATTCATCCACTAACTTTTTTATATTCTTATTTTCACCACCAGTAACAGTAATCCGCCCATCTGCAATGACTCCCTTCTCTATTGTAAGGATTGGAGTAACTATATCCCCACTCACCTTGCTAGAACCTATAAGCCTAACCTCCTCAGTTGCATTGATATTACCAATAACCGTTCCTGCTATAATCACATACCTGGCATCAATATTAGTCTTTACCTTTCCCGTTTCACCCACTACCAATTCCTCATCGGTCTTTATTTCACCCTCAAATTTTCCATCGATTCTCAATGATCCACTAATATAAAATTTACCCTCAAAGGTTGATCCTTCACCGATGGCGCTATTAACGGAATCATTTTTTCCCGCCATAAATATCTCCTGAGTTTGGTTAGAAAATACAGTATATCTTTCTCATGTTATTAGTATCAAATAAATTTTACTCACAAGGATAAAGGACTAATTACACCTATTGCTGAAGCAGCAGGCGTAATAAATATTTTTTATTCATTAATGTTGAAGATATAATTCCTTGTTATCAATCTCTTTCAGTCTTCCAATTGACGCAACAGCGAATCGCTTGTCTTTGAAAATTCTATTACAAACCCTTTTGAAATCATCAATAGTAACATTATCAATTTTCTCTACAATATCCTTAAAAGAAAAGTATCGACCATATGCCATTTCATTCACTGCGAGGTGACTCATCCTCACTTCCGTGCTTTCTAATCCTAAAGCAAGATTCCCCTTCATATAAGCCTTTACATCTGCAATCTCCTGTTCAGTAATGCCATTCCTTAAAAGTTTCTCACATTCTGTAATAATTAATTCCAGCGAGCGGTTGTAATTATCCGGGGAGGTACCACAATATATCCCGAATACACCATTATCAGTATAAGTCGAGTGAAAAGAATAAATTGAATAGCAAAGGCCCTCCCTTTCCCTTACACTCTGGAAAAGCCTAGATGACATGCTACCACCAAGCAGAGTACTTAGAATATATAAAGCCCATCTATCATCATCACTTTTATTTAATCCATCAGTTCCAATACAAAAGTGTATCTGCTCGAGGTCTCTTTCAATGTGTGTCCTGTATATTCTAATGGGGGAAGAAGAATCGCTTGAATGGTTGACTGAAGGGTTACCAAGTCTCTCAGAAAAATACTTCTCGACTAATGAGACAGCCTCGCACTCTTTAAACTTGCCGGCAACAACAAATATGGTATTATCATTGTGATAATACTCATTAAAAAAACCAATTATATCTTCCCTGCTAACATCCTGTACACTATCGGTAGTTCCGAGAATAGAATGCCCCAGTGGATGAGAAGATAGCATACTAGACATGAAGATATCATGGATTAGCTCATCAGGAGTATCATCATACATTCTAATCTCTTCAATGATCACTTTCTTTTCTTTTTCGAGCTCCCCCTCATCGAAGAGAGATCTGTAGTACATCTCTGCAAGCAATTCAATTGAAGACTCAAAATAATCGGATATTACATTTATATAATAGCAAGTATATTCTCTATTAGTGGCAGCATTATGCTGACCACCAACCCTATCTACAATCTGAGCTATCTCCTTAGCGGAATATTTTTCAGTCCCTTTAAATAACATATGCTCAACAAAATGAGCATACCCCTCTTCATTAGGGGTTTCATGTCTAGAACCAGCCTGCACCCATAAACCTAATGATATTGAAACCACGCTATCTATTGGCTCCAATAGAACAGTAAGCCCCTTATCTGTTTTATATTTCACAAACATTCAATAATGCTATCCAATCTTACTTATATAACTCTATAAATAATCAAATCTGAATACCCAACACCCAAACCCTGCAATAAGCCTCACATTTTATTTCAATTAGTTAATAAATAATGAACTCAGGAAATGTTTTTCTTGTATAATCATTGTAAATAGTATATTAAATCTTGCAAAGGTCAATCCTTCCCAAATCATCAATGCCTATAACCTTTACCATTATATTATCTCCTTCATGAAATAAATCTGCAACCTTTTTTTCCCTTTCATGCCCAAGTTTGGACACATGAGCCAATCCCTCTTTTCCTGGTAATATCTGCACAAATACTCCATAATCCATTACACGTTTAATTATACCATTGTATGTCTTGCCAATTTCTACTTCCTCTACTATAGCATTGATCCTTTCAACTGCCCTATCCACAGCCTTCTGTTCAACAGCTGACACAGTAATGGTTCCATCATTCTCAATATTAATCTCTGCTCCTGTCTCTTCAATTATATCTTTAACAACCCTGCCACCAGGGCCAATTACCTCTCCAATCTTATCCTTATTCACAGTTATCAATACAATTCTGGGTGCATGAGGAGATAGATTTTTTTCCGGTCTGGATATAACATTATCCATCTCATCAAGTATATGCAGCCTGCCAGCCCTGGCCTGAAGAAGAACCTCCTTCATTATTTCCGGTGTAATACCCTCAATCTTTATATCCATCTGGAAACCTGTTATCCCATCCCTAGTTCCAGCCACCTTAAAATCCATATCACCGAGATGATCCTCAAGTCCAAGGATATCACTGAGAACCGCCCTTTTCTCTCCCTCTATAACCAATCCCATAGCAATTCCTGCAACCGATGACTTCAATGGTACCCCAGCATTAAATAGGGATAAAGAACTCGAGCAAATCGTTGCCATAGAGGATGATCCATTGGATTCAAGGATTTCTGAAACCACCCTTATAGTATAAGGAAATTCAGTTTCTTCTGGCAAAACATATTCAAGCGATCTTTCCGCAAGCATACCATGCCCAATCTCTCTCCTCCCGACACTCCCTATTCTTCCGACCTCTCCAACTGAAAAATTAGGAAAATTATAATGCAGCATAAATCTCTTATATGTTTCACCCTCCAAAGCATCCAGCTTCTTTGAATCTGCTACACTTCCAAGTGTAACAACCCCCAAACTCTGTGTCTGACCTCGCGTGAATACCGCTGATCCATGGGCTCTGGGCAAAATGCCCACCATGATATCTATTGGCCTGATCTCGTCTATTCTCCTACCATCAGCCCTAATACCATCATCAAGAATCATCTTTCTTACGATATCTCTGTCAAAATTATCCACAATCGATTTTACCTGATTAATAGTATCTGGAAATCGATCCTTTAATTCCTCTGCTGCCCTCTCAGCTATCGAATCGAAAGCTTGTTCCCTATCCTTCTTGTCTTTTATATTTCTTAAACCCTCAATATCTGAATAATAACCCTTTTCTATCTCTTCAATCAATTCATTGTCAATGACATGCGGAGAATAATTCATTATCGGCTTCCCACAAGCATCCCTCATTTCCTCTTGTGTTTTGCAAATTTTTATTATATTCTCATGAGCAATCATGATTGCTTCTATTATTTCATCCTCGGATATATTCTTGGCAAATCCCTCTACCATTGTCACACCATTCTTCGTTCCAGAAACGACGACATCCATCATGCTATTCTCAATCTCCTCAAAGGTAGGGTTGATTATTATTTTATCATCAATCTTTCCTACCCTTACCGTTCCCACAGGCCCATTAAAGGGAACCCCTGAGATAATAAGTGCAGCAGAGGCAGCATTAATAGCTATTACATCTGGCTGAATCTGGTTATCAGCTGAAAGGACATAGATAACGACCTGCACCTCATTTACATAATCCTTCGGGAAGAGCGGCCTTATTGGTCTATCCCCTAATCTGCTTGTTAAGACCTCCCTATCACTAGGCCTTCCCTCACGCTTTAAGAATCCCCCAGGGATCTTCCCAGCTGAATAAAACTTTTCTCTATAATCGACGGTTAAGGGGAAAAAGTCCCTACCCTCCTGTACTGTCTTTGATGCTACTACTGTAGCAAGAACTATTGTCTCATTACAGGATACTGCTACGGCACCATCAGCCTGTTTTGCAAAATAACCAGTATTAAAATGTATTCTCTCTTCACCAATCTTTACATAATAATCCGAACTCATATTATTAACCTTTTCTTTTATTATCTAGCCCTCTTACATTGAATAAATTATTCACTCTAATGTCAATTATTATCGCTTTAATACCCTACACTCGGAACAACCGTATACAAATTAAACATACGAACAATAAAACAACTTAATCCACATAAAAAATGGCTTTTATCTCCCACACCCATGAAATTAACGGTCTATCCTCAATCATACCTCAAGCATTGATAGTTATATAGGGGTGAATAATCATAACTATAATCCCTTGCCAAGGATACCCTTAAACATATCTATCTTCTAAGACCTAATGACTGGATCAAACCTCTATATCTCTCTAAATCCTTTCCTTTCAAATATGTAAGGAGCCTTCTCCTATGGCCTACTAATTTTAGCAGACCCCTTCGTGAATGAAAATCCTTCTTATGCAATTTGAAATGCTCAGTTAGGTTGTTTATCCTTTCTGTTAATAGAGCAATCTGAACTTCTGGGGAACCAGTATCCTTCTCATGAATTCTGTATCGTCCGATTGTCTCACTCTTGGTATTCATGCCTGTCATCTATCCTCCTCATTGTCTGGAATCATCATTCCTTACTGCCTATTCAATTCATAGAAATAAATGGGAATAACTGTTATACTCTATTAGGGTTCAATTCCGTCAAACCCGATTGTCTATCATTGGGGAAGAACTACCCCTTATTAAACACACTCTTATATTCAATTTTCCAATTACTAATATCTATATCTGCTATGGCAATAAGATTTTTATTCTCATCTAATATCATAAAGGGATTATCTTCCCTGTTGTTAATCTCTATTACATCCCCTCTCCTAAAATAGGCACCGTTTATGATTCGATGCCTGATAGAATCTTTTACTATAATGGAGCTAAGACCAGATAAAGCCTCAACTGGATTATAATGAAAAGTCTTATCTATAATGTTACCCTCAACATGTTCAGTCAACTGGCTCAATGTAACTGCATTTTCCACTGAAAAAGAACCAGATGCTACCCTACGAAGACTCTGTAGATAAGCCCCTGTCCCAAGAAATTCTCCTATATCCTTAGCGAGTGATCTGATATAGGTACCCTTAGAACAGAGGACATCAATTGTAATAATTGAGTTATCAAGGTCAAACTTTTGAATATTCAATTCCTTTATAAATATTTTCCTCTCCTTTAGTTCAACTTCCCTTCCCTCCCTAGCGAGATCAGAAGCCCTCCTCCCTCCAATCTTTATAGCAGAATACTTTGGCGGAAGCTGAAGCATCTCTCCTGTAAACCGCTTCTTGATCTGCAATATCCTATCATAACTTAAGCCTGTGCAATCCTGTCTTTCTATAATTTTGCCTTCTATATCATATGTATCTGTTACAATCCCTAATCTCACCTCTCCGATATATCTCTTATCACTGTTAAGAAACTGGTTAGCAAGCCTTGTCGTCCATCCTGTACATACAACCAGCAATCCTGAAGCAAACTTATCAAGTGTTCCAGAATGCCCGGCTTTTTGAATTTTAAGAAGCCTTTTTAGCTCTGATATTGTTTGATATGAAGTCTTCCCAACTGATTTATCTATTAGTAAAACAGAATCCATTATTGAATAGAGCGACCATTACGACCTTGATATATTGCAGATGATATGAGATTTACTAACACCTCTTTTTAAAAGGAGTAGTAGAGGTTCAGATGCTTGTTGCCAAAATACCGGGAATAAATGGCTGTAACCATCACTTTATATTATTCATATAAAGTATCTTCCTTCTCAAGCTTATCAAGGTGATCAATCATATCAACACCCTCCTCTATGGATGTGTCAATATGAAATTTTAGCCTCGGTGTATTCTTCAATCTAATACTCTTCCCAATATGATATTGGATATAACCCGATGCTGATCTTAATCCATATAATGAATTCTTCCTATCCTTTTCATCGCCGATTACCGAAACCCAAATCTCAGCATTTGTATAATCCCTGCTGAGCTTTACCCTGGTAACAGTAACAAATCCGATCCTAGGATCCTTAATATCCTTTAAAAGAGTATCAGCCACTACTCTCTTGATAAGCTCTTCTAATCTTTCCTTTCTATAACCAGGCATATCATTACAATAAAATTATTACATCTTTCAAGTATTCCTATCCTTATGCGATAATCAATCACCTATATATCCATAGTCTTTGCAATCTCAATAACCCTATATGATTCAAAGCTATCCCCAACCTTAATGTCATTAAATCCCTCAACGGAAAAACCGCACTCCTGATTGGTCTCAACCCCGGAAACATCATCAGTATACCTCTTTAAGGATTTCAGTTCTCCATCATAAACAACTACTCCATCCCTTATTATTCTAATCCTATTATTCCGTTCAAGTTTGCCTCGATGCAGCACCCCTCCTGCAACAACCCCAACCTTTGATATCTTAAAAATCTGCTTTACACCCCCAATGCCAACAGATTCTTCTTTATAATCCGGAGATAGCATTCCTTCCATTGCACTCTTGATGTCGTTTGTTGCCTCAAATATAACATTATAAAACTTAATTGAAACACCCTCCCTTTGTGCAACATCTGCCACCTTGGCAGTTGGTCTTACATGGTAACCAATCACTATTGCATTAGATGCTGAAGCAAGCATTACATCTGATTCGTTAATTCCGCCTGTCCCTGCATGTATAATCTTCACTCTCACCTCATCAGTGGAAAACTTTTCTAATGATTCCTTTAAGGCCTGAACAGATCCATCAACATCCCCCTTAACTATAATCCTCAACTCCTGAATCTCACCCTCCTTGATCATCTCGCTTATGTTTTCTAGGGTAACCTTTCTGATCTTCCTAGCATTCTCTATACGTTGAAGCTCCTGCCTTTTCTGAGCAATCTGTTTGG
This genomic interval carries:
- a CDS encoding pitrilysin family protein, with product MFVKYKTDKGLTVLLEPIDSVVSISLGLWVQAGSRHETPNEEGYAHFVEHMLFKGTEKYSAKEIAQIVDRVGGQHNAATNREYTCYYINVISDYFESSIELLAEMYYRSLFDEGELEKEKKVIIEEIRMYDDTPDELIHDIFMSSMLSSHPLGHSILGTTDSVQDVSREDIIGFFNEYYHNDNTIFVVAGKFKECEAVSLVEKYFSERLGNPSVNHSSDSSSPIRIYRTHIERDLEQIHFCIGTDGLNKSDDDRWALYILSTLLGGSMSSRLFQSVREREGLCYSIYSFHSTYTDNGVFGIYCGTSPDNYNRSLELIITECEKLLRNGITEQEIADVKAYMKGNLALGLESTEVRMSHLAVNEMAYGRYFSFKDIVEKIDNVTIDDFKRVCNRIFKDKRFAVASIGRLKEIDNKELYLQH
- a CDS encoding polyribonucleotide nucleotidyltransferase, with the protein product MSSDYYVKIGEERIHFNTGYFAKQADGAVAVSCNETIVLATVVASKTVQEGRDFFPLTVDYREKFYSAGKIPGGFLKREGRPSDREVLTSRLGDRPIRPLFPKDYVNEVQVVIYVLSADNQIQPDVIAINAASAALIISGVPFNGPVGTVRVGKIDDKIIINPTFEEIENSMMDVVVSGTKNGVTMVEGFAKNISEDEIIEAIMIAHENIIKICKTQEEMRDACGKPIMNYSPHVIDNELIEEIEKGYYSDIEGLRNIKDKKDREQAFDSIAERAAEELKDRFPDTINQVKSIVDNFDRDIVRKMILDDGIRADGRRIDEIRPIDIMVGILPRAHGSAVFTRGQTQSLGVVTLGSVADSKKLDALEGETYKRFMLHYNFPNFSVGEVGRIGSVGRREIGHGMLAERSLEYVLPEETEFPYTIRVVSEILESNGSSSMATICSSSLSLFNAGVPLKSSVAGIAMGLVIEGEKRAVLSDILGLEDHLGDMDFKVAGTRDGITGFQMDIKIEGITPEIMKEVLLQARAGRLHILDEMDNVISRPEKNLSPHAPRIVLITVNKDKIGEVIGPGGRVVKDIIEETGAEINIENDGTITVSAVEQKAVDRAVERINAIVEEVEIGKTYNGIIKRVMDYGVFVQILPGKEGLAHVSKLGHEREKKVADLFHEGDNIMVKVIGIDDLGRIDLCKI
- the rpsO gene encoding 30S ribosomal protein S15, translated to MTGMNTKSETIGRYRIHEKDTGSPEVQIALLTERINNLTEHFKLHKKDFHSRRGLLKLVGHRRRLLTYLKGKDLERYRGLIQSLGLRR
- the truB gene encoding tRNA pseudouridine(55) synthase TruB gives rise to the protein MDSVLLIDKSVGKTSYQTISELKRLLKIQKAGHSGTLDKFASGLLVVCTGWTTRLANQFLNSDKRYIGEVRLGIVTDTYDIEGKIIERQDCTGLSYDRILQIKKRFTGEMLQLPPKYSAIKIGGRRASDLAREGREVELKERKIFIKELNIQKFDLDNSIITIDVLCSKGTYIRSLAKDIGEFLGTGAYLQSLRRVASGSFSVENAVTLSQLTEHVEGNIIDKTFHYNPVEALSGLSSIIVKDSIRHRIINGAYFRRGDVIEINNREDNPFMILDENKNLIAIADIDISNWKIEYKSVFNKG
- the rbfA gene encoding 30S ribosome-binding factor RbfA; the encoded protein is MPGYRKERLEELIKRVVADTLLKDIKDPRIGFVTVTRVKLSRDYTNAEIWVSVIGDEKDRKNSLYGLRSASGYIQYHIGKSIRLKNTPRLKFHIDTSIEEGVDMIDHLDKLEKEDTLYE